From Geomonas agri, one genomic window encodes:
- a CDS encoding DmsE family decaheme c-type cytochrome: MSALLLRRGKFVILMALFPLLSVSCADLKQSKPILPIRDYEKMIVGRLDAEYVGTNNCVSKCHAHDKITDDFSHSLHGEQIKPETGLPLVNCESCHGPGSLAIAHLSDDREENTRLKKKCDTSTFLDIMHLPPQAQSLICLKCHSAASMPVLSHWNASPHALHEVSCFDCHKLHQGPQQKVSRQQMSEMCFSCHPEVQAENSLFSHHPLREKKMFCVDCHEVHGSTQDRLLRGNTPKETCTRCHMEKQGPFAFEHGDVTENCMNCHTPHGSVNNNLLNAAMPFLCLQCHTGHLATNTPGLKQLFVNRCTDCHSQVHGTDTPSPAITGRGTLRQ; the protein is encoded by the coding sequence ATGTCAGCACTTCTTCTGCGCCGCGGCAAATTCGTGATCCTCATGGCGCTTTTCCCCCTTCTTTCGGTCTCCTGCGCCGACCTCAAGCAAAGCAAACCCATCCTCCCCATCCGCGATTACGAGAAGATGATCGTAGGTCGCCTCGACGCCGAGTACGTTGGCACCAACAACTGCGTCTCCAAGTGCCACGCCCACGACAAGATCACCGACGATTTCAGCCACAGCCTGCACGGTGAACAGATCAAGCCGGAAACCGGGCTGCCGCTGGTCAACTGCGAATCGTGCCACGGCCCCGGCAGCCTCGCCATCGCCCACTTAAGCGACGACCGCGAGGAGAACACCCGCCTCAAGAAGAAGTGCGATACCTCGACCTTCCTGGATATCATGCACCTGCCGCCCCAGGCCCAATCCCTGATCTGCCTGAAGTGCCACTCGGCCGCCTCCATGCCCGTGCTCTCCCACTGGAATGCCAGCCCGCACGCATTGCACGAGGTAAGTTGCTTCGACTGTCATAAGCTGCACCAGGGACCGCAGCAGAAGGTGAGCCGGCAGCAGATGTCCGAGATGTGCTTCAGCTGCCATCCCGAGGTGCAGGCGGAAAACTCCCTCTTTTCGCACCATCCGTTGCGGGAGAAGAAGATGTTCTGCGTGGACTGTCACGAAGTGCACGGTTCGACGCAGGACCGCCTGCTCCGGGGCAACACCCCCAAGGAGACCTGCACCCGGTGCCACATGGAAAAACAGGGGCCGTTCGCCTTCGAGCACGGGGACGTCACCGAGAATTGCATGAACTGCCATACCCCGCACGGGTCGGTGAATAACAACCTCCTGAATGCCGCGATGCCGTTTCTGTGCCTGCAGTGCCACACCGGGCACCTGGCCACCAACACGCCAGGGCTGAAGCAACTCTTCGTCAATCGCTGCACCGACTGTCACTCCCAGGTGCATGGCACCGATACCCCTTCGCCTGCCATCACCGGCAGAGGGACGCTGCGCCAGTAA
- the fabG gene encoding 3-oxoacyl-[acyl-carrier-protein] reductase yields the protein MSLNGQVAVVTGASRGIGRAIALKLAAQGAAVVVTATSEQGAAKTADEIVAAGGKALAVKVDVSVVAEVESLFKQSVEAFGKVDILVNNAGITKDGLLLRMKEEDWDAVLDVNLKGCFNCTREAAKLMSKARFGRIVNVSSVVGEMGNPGQANYCASKAGMIGLTKSVAKELARRNVTVNAVTPGFIETDMTSELSEKTREALQEQIPMGRLGSADDIAGAVLFLVSDAAAYITGHVLSVNGGMYM from the coding sequence ATGAGCCTGAACGGACAGGTAGCAGTCGTCACCGGTGCCTCCCGCGGTATCGGCCGGGCCATCGCCCTCAAACTCGCCGCACAGGGCGCTGCCGTGGTGGTGACTGCCACCAGCGAGCAGGGCGCCGCCAAGACCGCCGACGAGATCGTCGCCGCGGGTGGCAAGGCCCTCGCGGTGAAGGTCGACGTCTCGGTAGTCGCCGAGGTGGAGAGCCTCTTCAAACAGTCGGTGGAGGCCTTCGGTAAGGTCGATATCCTGGTCAACAACGCCGGCATCACCAAGGACGGCCTGCTCCTCAGGATGAAGGAAGAGGACTGGGACGCGGTTCTCGACGTGAACCTGAAAGGTTGCTTCAACTGCACCCGCGAGGCCGCAAAGCTCATGTCCAAGGCGCGCTTCGGCAGGATCGTCAACGTCTCCTCCGTCGTAGGCGAGATGGGCAACCCGGGCCAGGCCAACTACTGCGCCTCCAAGGCCGGCATGATCGGCCTCACCAAGTCGGTGGCAAAGGAACTCGCCAGGAGAAACGTCACCGTCAACGCGGTTACCCCGGGTTTCATTGAAACCGACATGACCTCGGAACTCTCCGAGAAGACCAGGGAAGCGCTCCAGGAGCAGATTCCCATGGGCCGCCTGGGCAGCGCGGATGACATAGCGGGGGCGGTCCTGTTCCTCGTTTCGGACGCCGCGGCATACATCACCGGCCATGTTCTCTCGGTTAACGGCGGCATGTACATGTGA
- the acpP gene encoding acyl carrier protein, producing the protein MASIEKRIKEIVAEQLGVDEAQVTNESSFMDDLGADSLDTVELVMALEEEFEIEISDEDAEKIQSVQDAIDYITDHT; encoded by the coding sequence ATGGCTTCGATCGAGAAACGCATTAAAGAGATAGTCGCTGAGCAGCTTGGTGTTGACGAGGCTCAGGTGACCAACGAGTCCTCCTTCATGGACGACCTGGGCGCCGACTCCCTGGATACCGTGGAACTGGTTATGGCCCTTGAGGAAGAGTTCGAAATCGAGATCTCCGACGAGGACGCCGAGAAGATCCAGTCGGTACAGGACGCAATCGACTACATCACTGATCACACCTAG
- a CDS encoding metallophosphoesterase family protein — MRVLVISDSHGNYAHAFRAHELAGPVDLVVHLGDGCDDARMLEEVLEVPVHRVAGNCDLDRRVPAELTLELGECRFLLTHGYRQHVKSGLSQLIGRGMQLGASVVLYGHTHLADVQSTDGMLLVNPGALKEGLPGSYAVVTVEGATAKAEIFPL, encoded by the coding sequence ATGAGAGTATTGGTTATCTCCGACAGCCACGGCAACTACGCCCACGCCTTCCGAGCCCACGAACTTGCCGGTCCTGTGGATCTCGTCGTTCATCTGGGGGATGGATGCGATGATGCTCGCATGCTGGAGGAAGTGCTGGAGGTACCGGTGCACCGGGTGGCGGGTAACTGCGATCTGGACCGGCGCGTACCGGCGGAACTCACACTAGAGCTTGGGGAGTGCCGGTTCCTGCTGACCCACGGCTACCGCCAGCACGTGAAAAGCGGTCTGTCGCAACTGATAGGGCGGGGGATGCAACTGGGAGCGTCGGTGGTGCTGTACGGTCACACCCACCTTGCCGACGTGCAGTCGACGGACGGGATGCTGCTGGTGAACCCGGGTGCCCTCAAGGAGGGGCTACCCGGGAGCTACGCCGTCGTCACGGTCGAAGGAGCCACGGCAAAGGCCGAGATCTTCCCTCTCTAG
- a CDS encoding response regulator transcription factor has product MGRILIVDDDAAFVGALKDKIHALYPLLDVITCTEPLLALTILRQGKVDLLLVDLEMPTLDGSKIFSYALSVGIDKNRIVILSGRDSDYLHEQFPMGTCLAVLNKYEAKQKAVLDMIFSSMQRKAAGS; this is encoded by the coding sequence ATGGGAAGAATTTTGATCGTTGATGACGATGCGGCATTCGTGGGGGCGCTCAAGGACAAGATCCACGCACTCTACCCGCTGTTGGACGTCATAACCTGTACCGAACCCCTGCTCGCCCTGACCATCCTCAGACAGGGCAAGGTCGACCTCCTGCTAGTCGACCTGGAGATGCCCACCCTCGACGGGTCCAAGATTTTTAGCTATGCCCTCTCGGTCGGCATCGACAAGAACCGGATCGTGATTCTGTCCGGGCGCGATTCCGATTACCTGCACGAGCAGTTTCCCATGGGAACCTGTCTGGCTGTTCTCAATAAGTACGAGGCCAAGCAGAAGGCTGTGCTGGATATGATCTTCAGTTCGATGCAGAGAAAGGCAGCGGGGAGTTAA
- the plsX gene encoding phosphate acyltransferase PlsX, whose protein sequence is MRVAVDVMGGDNAPHVEVEGAVAAAREFGIPVTLVGDVEKVQAELARHDCKGLDIELWHASEVVGMHDSASDAVRKKKDSSIRVAFELVKGGEAVAVVSAGNSGATMAAGMFVLKRMKGIDRAAIAQLFPTVTGKTLVLDVGGNVDCKPIHLVQFAVMGEVYAKFVMGVDKPKVGLLSNGEEDSKGNELTRETSALLRDKPINYIGYVEGRDIFNGSVDVVVCDGFVGNVALKLSEGLADAVGKMLKAEIKRSFLCQIGYLLSRKAFNNFKKTVDYAEYGGAPLLGINGVGMICHGGSNTKAIKNAIRFAHEYALKGVNGRMAEKLNESFPGETRERTGQNPDATERVAS, encoded by the coding sequence ATGAGAGTTGCTGTCGATGTAATGGGGGGCGACAACGCCCCTCATGTTGAAGTAGAAGGTGCGGTAGCTGCCGCCAGAGAATTCGGCATCCCGGTGACTCTGGTCGGCGACGTAGAAAAGGTGCAGGCCGAATTGGCCCGCCACGACTGCAAGGGGCTGGACATCGAACTCTGGCATGCCTCCGAAGTCGTGGGCATGCACGACTCCGCCTCCGACGCGGTGCGCAAGAAGAAGGACTCCTCCATCCGCGTCGCCTTCGAACTGGTCAAGGGTGGCGAGGCCGTCGCGGTGGTAAGCGCCGGCAACTCGGGTGCCACCATGGCGGCCGGCATGTTCGTTCTGAAAAGGATGAAGGGAATCGACCGCGCCGCAATCGCCCAACTCTTTCCCACCGTTACCGGTAAGACCCTCGTTCTCGATGTCGGCGGCAACGTCGACTGCAAGCCCATCCACCTGGTCCAGTTCGCCGTTATGGGCGAAGTGTACGCCAAGTTCGTCATGGGGGTGGACAAGCCCAAGGTTGGCCTGCTCTCCAATGGCGAGGAGGACAGCAAAGGGAACGAACTCACCCGGGAAACCAGCGCCCTCCTGCGCGACAAGCCCATCAACTACATTGGTTACGTGGAAGGCCGCGATATCTTTAACGGCTCGGTCGACGTCGTTGTTTGTGACGGCTTCGTGGGCAATGTCGCGCTGAAACTTTCCGAGGGCCTGGCCGATGCCGTGGGCAAGATGCTCAAAGCTGAGATCAAGCGCAGCTTCCTGTGCCAGATCGGCTACCTCTTAAGCCGCAAGGCTTTCAACAATTTCAAGAAGACCGTAGACTACGCCGAGTACGGCGGTGCGCCTCTGCTTGGGATCAACGGCGTGGGGATGATCTGCCACGGCGGTTCGAATACCAAGGCAATCAAGAACGCGATCCGCTTTGCCCATGAATACGCACTCAAAGGGGTCAATGGCCGTATGGCTGAAAAGCTCAACGAGAGCTTCCCCGGTGAGACTCGCGAGCGCACCGGCCAAAACCCGGACGCCACAGAAAGGGTTGCTTCATGA
- a CDS encoding YceD family protein, with protein sequence MKIEIDKVKKKQLDLSESEPASHFPALVEMEKAGECVFTAPVNAQVAAIWEYDHVRAAGKVESAVRLTCSRCLAEYDYSISSDFTIFYTESKGEELDEEVELSDEELISATYSGDEIDMDPEIAEQVALEVPYKPLCSESCRGLCPECGADLNAGECGCDRGGINLKMAALKKIKIEK encoded by the coding sequence TTGAAGATAGAGATAGATAAGGTGAAAAAGAAGCAGCTCGACCTCTCGGAGTCGGAGCCTGCCTCACACTTCCCGGCCTTGGTAGAGATGGAAAAAGCGGGCGAGTGTGTCTTCACCGCACCGGTGAACGCCCAGGTCGCCGCGATCTGGGAGTATGACCACGTCAGGGCCGCCGGCAAGGTGGAGAGCGCGGTACGCCTCACCTGCTCCCGCTGCCTGGCCGAGTACGATTACTCGATCTCCTCGGACTTCACCATCTTCTACACCGAGAGCAAGGGTGAGGAGCTGGACGAGGAAGTCGAGCTTTCCGACGAAGAACTCATTTCGGCCACCTACAGCGGCGACGAGATCGACATGGATCCCGAGATCGCCGAGCAGGTCGCGCTGGAAGTACCCTATAAACCGTTATGCAGCGAGTCGTGCCGCGGGCTTTGCCCCGAGTGCGGAGCTGACCTGAACGCCGGAGAATGCGGCTGCGATCGCGGCGGGATAAATCTGAAAATGGCCGCCCTGAAGAAGATCAAGATAGAAAAGTAA
- a CDS encoding ABC transporter ATP-binding protein, which yields MFEKLKHGLPGSFFHPDNGHRAVNLHDTRGVGIRIEQLNKSFGPNHVLKDVNLEIKAGETFSIIGPSGTGKSVLLKHIVKLESPDSGEIYIDDLPIFGEGGHSATHDYRYSMVFQSSALFNSLTVGENVGLWLREKRVCKELQVREIIKQKLEMVGLVGKEELRTSELSGGMKKRVAIARSLAMNPDLILYDEPTAELDPVTTDELANTILKLKESTKNTTVIVTHDLNFALYISDRIAMMHGGSVVEVGTPREIKNSENPIVRGFIYTTTKGIRGE from the coding sequence ATGTTCGAGAAGCTTAAACACGGCCTCCCCGGCTCTTTCTTTCACCCCGACAACGGTCACCGGGCAGTGAACCTGCACGACACTAGGGGGGTGGGCATCAGGATCGAACAGTTGAACAAGTCCTTCGGGCCCAACCACGTGCTCAAGGACGTCAACCTCGAGATCAAGGCTGGGGAGACTTTCAGCATCATCGGTCCGTCCGGCACCGGCAAGAGTGTTCTTTTGAAACACATTGTGAAGCTGGAGTCCCCCGACAGCGGCGAGATCTACATCGATGACCTCCCCATCTTCGGCGAGGGGGGGCACTCCGCGACTCACGATTACCGCTACAGCATGGTGTTCCAGTCCTCCGCCCTGTTCAATTCCCTCACGGTAGGGGAGAACGTGGGACTGTGGCTCAGGGAGAAAAGGGTCTGCAAAGAGCTGCAGGTTCGCGAGATCATCAAGCAAAAGCTGGAAATGGTCGGACTGGTGGGCAAGGAGGAACTGCGCACCTCGGAACTTTCCGGCGGCATGAAAAAACGCGTGGCAATCGCGCGTTCGCTGGCGATGAACCCCGACCTGATCCTGTACGACGAGCCAACGGCCGAACTCGACCCGGTCACCACGGACGAGCTGGCCAACACGATCCTGAAGCTCAAGGAAAGCACCAAGAACACCACGGTCATCGTGACCCACGACCTGAACTTCGCGCTGTACATCTCGGATCGGATTGCCATGATGCACGGCGGCTCCGTGGTCGAGGTCGGCACGCCGCGTGAGATTAAGAATAGCGAAAATCCCATCGTGCGCGGTTTCATCTACACCACGACCAAGGGGATAAGGGGGGAATAG
- a CDS encoding ABC transporter substrate-binding protein encodes MLCAVIPAADSRAAGKLVAALLTCDLPRYREAHKAFVKALVQKGYDQSNVEVITQTPNPDLISWSNSVRKFNAIGADVIVTYGTSASLAALREAQDIPVVFADVYGPVETGIAKSMTSSGRNAAGVSSKVPLVTLIKAAMQVKQIKTLGIISANREEGALAQLKEARKVAAQSGVVLVETNVASPTALDAALATLFATRVDCVYVTECTAGCRSFEKIVHRCNELKIPVISQMPGAAHKGALVSLEADPVEQGQLAADYVARILSGKKASHLPVITPKRVDLVVNLKAARLLELNVPFPVLTNATRVLK; translated from the coding sequence CTGCTTTGCGCGGTGATCCCCGCGGCGGACTCCCGTGCGGCCGGAAAACTGGTTGCGGCGTTGCTGACCTGCGACCTGCCGCGCTACCGCGAGGCCCACAAGGCGTTTGTGAAGGCATTGGTGCAGAAGGGATACGATCAGAGCAACGTCGAGGTCATCACCCAGACCCCGAACCCGGATCTCATCTCCTGGTCCAACAGCGTCCGGAAGTTCAACGCCATCGGTGCGGACGTCATCGTCACCTATGGCACCTCCGCCAGTTTGGCCGCCCTGCGCGAGGCGCAGGACATCCCCGTGGTCTTTGCCGACGTCTATGGTCCGGTGGAGACCGGGATCGCCAAGAGCATGACCTCCAGCGGGCGCAACGCCGCCGGGGTGAGTTCAAAGGTCCCCCTGGTGACGCTGATCAAGGCCGCGATGCAAGTGAAACAGATCAAGACCCTCGGTATCATCTCTGCCAACCGCGAGGAAGGCGCCTTGGCGCAGTTAAAGGAAGCGCGCAAGGTCGCCGCCCAATCGGGGGTGGTACTGGTGGAAACCAACGTCGCCTCCCCGACCGCGCTGGACGCGGCCCTGGCCACCCTCTTTGCCACCAGGGTCGACTGCGTGTACGTTACCGAGTGCACTGCCGGCTGTCGCTCCTTCGAAAAGATCGTGCATCGCTGCAACGAGTTGAAGATCCCGGTGATTTCGCAGATGCCGGGAGCGGCTCACAAGGGGGCGCTGGTTTCGCTGGAGGCAGATCCTGTCGAGCAGGGGCAGCTCGCCGCAGATTACGTGGCGCGCATCCTGAGCGGGAAAAAGGCATCTCACTTGCCGGTCATCACCCCCAAGCGGGTGGACCTGGTGGTCAACCTGAAAGCGGCGCGGCTGCTTGAGCTGAATGTCCCGTTCCCGGTGCTGACCAACGCCACCCGGGTGCTTAAATAG
- the fabD gene encoding ACP S-malonyltransferase yields MQSYAFIFPGQGSQHAGMGKDLADNFKTAKVAFEEADDALGFSLSKLCFEGPEEDLKLTANTQPAILAASVAAFRVLKEESPLVPSFVAGHSLGEYSALVAAGALNFADALRTVRARGSYMQDAVPVGVGAMAAILGAEADVLREICAEAAQGEVVSPANFNSPGQIVVAGHAGAVNRAIEIAKAKGFRKAMLLPVSAPFHCALMKPAAERLAQTLEAVQVNALTAPVVTNVEAKPNSDAARVKPLLVEQVCAPVLWEQIIQNIVAAGVTNFIEIGPGKVLAGLVKRIDKEAACVNVQDAAGVKAITEVA; encoded by the coding sequence ATGCAATCCTATGCATTCATCTTCCCGGGGCAGGGTTCCCAGCACGCCGGGATGGGGAAGGATCTGGCGGATAACTTCAAGACCGCCAAGGTCGCCTTCGAGGAGGCCGACGACGCGCTCGGCTTCTCCCTTTCCAAGCTCTGCTTCGAAGGGCCTGAGGAGGACCTGAAACTCACCGCGAACACCCAGCCGGCCATCTTGGCCGCCAGTGTCGCGGCATTCAGGGTGCTTAAAGAAGAGTCCCCGCTGGTGCCGTCCTTCGTTGCCGGCCACTCGCTGGGCGAGTACTCGGCACTGGTCGCCGCAGGCGCTCTTAACTTTGCCGATGCGCTCAGGACCGTGCGTGCCCGCGGCAGCTACATGCAGGACGCGGTACCGGTTGGGGTAGGGGCGATGGCCGCCATCCTCGGCGCCGAGGCCGACGTGCTCAGGGAAATCTGCGCTGAGGCTGCGCAGGGTGAAGTGGTCTCCCCGGCCAACTTCAATTCCCCGGGCCAGATCGTTGTCGCCGGTCACGCCGGCGCTGTGAACCGCGCCATCGAGATCGCCAAGGCCAAGGGCTTCAGGAAGGCAATGCTCCTTCCGGTCTCCGCCCCCTTCCATTGTGCGCTGATGAAGCCGGCCGCAGAGAGACTGGCCCAGACCCTCGAGGCGGTGCAGGTGAACGCGCTGACCGCCCCGGTGGTGACTAATGTCGAGGCGAAACCAAACTCCGACGCGGCCCGCGTCAAGCCGCTCCTCGTGGAGCAGGTTTGCGCACCGGTCCTGTGGGAGCAGATCATCCAGAACATCGTCGCCGCCGGCGTCACCAACTTCATCGAGATCGGCCCGGGGAAGGTGCTGGCCGGCCTGGTAAAGAGGATCGACAAGGAAGCGGCCTGCGTCAACGTGCAGGACGCGGCAGGCGTAAAAGCAATCACGGAGGTGGCGTAA
- a CDS encoding beta-ketoacyl-ACP synthase III: MIRPRITGTGSAVPEKVLTNFDLEKMVDTTDEWIVTRTGIRERRIAAEGEYTSTFAIAAAERALAAAGVKAEEIDLIVVGTLTPDFPFPATACIVQQALKATNAFCFDLSAACSGFIYALSTAQKFILSGQVKKALVIGAEVLSRIVDWNDRNTCLLFGDGAGAVVLEAQEGDNGILSTHMHSDGNYWEILYQKGAGSRNPATHQNVDDGLVFLTMQGNEVFKLAVRSMGEVAMEALEANGLTPDDVNLFIPHQANQRIVDSVGKRLGITGERVFVNLDRYGNTSAASIPIALDEAVRAGRLKEGDLLLLDAFGGGLTWGSALVRW, translated from the coding sequence ATGATTAGACCGAGAATCACCGGTACCGGTTCCGCCGTACCGGAGAAAGTGCTGACCAATTTCGACCTGGAGAAGATGGTGGACACCACCGACGAGTGGATCGTCACCAGGACCGGTATCCGGGAACGCCGTATAGCCGCCGAGGGGGAATACACCTCGACTTTCGCAATCGCCGCCGCAGAACGGGCGCTGGCTGCCGCCGGGGTGAAGGCGGAGGAAATCGACCTGATCGTGGTGGGCACGCTCACTCCGGATTTCCCGTTCCCCGCCACTGCCTGCATCGTGCAGCAGGCACTCAAGGCTACCAACGCTTTCTGCTTCGACCTCTCCGCCGCCTGCTCCGGTTTCATCTACGCCCTCTCCACCGCACAGAAGTTCATTCTCTCCGGTCAGGTTAAGAAGGCCCTGGTGATCGGCGCCGAGGTGCTGTCCCGCATCGTCGACTGGAACGACCGCAACACCTGCCTGCTCTTTGGCGACGGTGCCGGCGCGGTAGTGCTCGAGGCGCAGGAAGGCGACAACGGCATCCTCTCCACCCACATGCACAGCGACGGCAACTACTGGGAGATCCTGTACCAGAAGGGTGCCGGTAGCCGCAACCCTGCGACCCACCAGAACGTGGACGACGGTCTGGTCTTCCTGACCATGCAGGGCAACGAGGTCTTCAAGCTGGCTGTCCGTTCCATGGGTGAAGTGGCCATGGAGGCACTTGAGGCCAACGGGCTCACCCCCGACGACGTCAACCTGTTCATACCGCACCAGGCCAACCAGAGGATCGTCGACTCCGTCGGCAAGCGTCTCGGCATCACCGGCGAGCGCGTCTTCGTCAACCTGGACCGCTACGGCAACACCTCGGCGGCGTCGATCCCGATCGCGCTGGACGAGGCGGTGCGCGCCGGCCGTCTCAAGGAAGGCGACCTGCTGCTGCTCGACGCCTTCGGCGGTGGCCTCACCTGGGGCTCCGCACTGGTGCGCTGGTAA
- the fabF gene encoding beta-ketoacyl-ACP synthase II, whose amino-acid sequence MRRVVVTGVGVVSPLGTGNGKNWDALVSGTSGIAPITRFDASDLPVKIAGEVKDFVAEDFIDKKEIKKMDLFIQYALAAAHFAMEDSGLQITEENAERVGVLVGAGLGGLPAIERYHSALLEGGYKKVSPFFIPMLIINLAPGHISIKYGAKGPNVSSVSACATGTHSIGDAYHMIQRGDADAMIAGGTESTVTPLGIGGFSVMKALSTNNENPAAASRPFDMGRDGFVLSEGAGIVVLEEYEAAKARGAKIYGEVVGYGLSGDAYHLTSPAPGGEGAARCMKMALRTAGINPEQVDYINAHGTSTPFGDVGETTAIKTVFGDHAYKLMVSSTKSMTGHLLGAAGGVEAVFSLMAMQNSVVPPTINYTDPDPECDLDYVPNTAREAKLEYAMSNSFGFGGTNASLLFKRV is encoded by the coding sequence ATGAGAAGAGTTGTTGTCACGGGGGTAGGCGTGGTCTCCCCGCTGGGGACCGGTAACGGCAAGAACTGGGACGCATTGGTGTCCGGCACGTCCGGCATCGCGCCCATCACCCGTTTCGATGCCTCCGACCTGCCGGTGAAGATCGCTGGCGAGGTTAAGGACTTCGTTGCCGAGGATTTCATCGACAAGAAAGAGATCAAGAAGATGGATCTCTTCATCCAGTACGCGCTGGCCGCGGCACATTTCGCCATGGAAGACTCCGGTCTGCAGATCACCGAGGAGAACGCCGAGCGCGTTGGCGTCCTCGTGGGTGCCGGCCTGGGTGGCTTGCCCGCCATTGAGCGTTACCACTCCGCGCTACTGGAGGGGGGGTACAAGAAGGTCTCCCCGTTCTTCATCCCGATGCTGATCATCAACCTGGCTCCGGGGCACATCTCCATCAAGTACGGCGCTAAAGGCCCCAACGTCTCCTCCGTCTCCGCCTGCGCAACCGGCACGCACTCCATCGGGGACGCCTACCACATGATCCAGCGCGGCGATGCCGACGCCATGATCGCGGGCGGCACCGAATCCACCGTGACCCCGCTTGGTATCGGCGGCTTCTCCGTCATGAAGGCGCTTTCCACCAATAACGAGAACCCCGCCGCGGCTTCCCGTCCGTTCGACATGGGCAGGGATGGCTTCGTTCTCTCCGAGGGTGCCGGCATCGTGGTGCTCGAGGAGTACGAGGCTGCCAAGGCGCGCGGCGCCAAGATCTACGGTGAAGTCGTGGGCTACGGTCTGTCCGGCGACGCCTACCACCTGACCTCTCCCGCCCCGGGTGGCGAGGGTGCGGCACGCTGCATGAAGATGGCACTGCGCACCGCGGGCATCAACCCGGAGCAGGTCGACTACATCAACGCCCACGGCACCTCGACTCCGTTCGGTGACGTCGGCGAGACCACCGCGATCAAGACCGTCTTCGGCGATCACGCCTACAAGCTGATGGTTTCCTCGACCAAGTCGATGACCGGCCACCTGCTTGGCGCTGCTGGCGGCGTTGAGGCTGTCTTCTCGCTGATGGCGATGCAGAACTCGGTGGTGCCTCCGACTATCAACTACACCGATCCGGACCCCGAGTGCGATCTCGACTACGTGCCCAACACGGCGCGCGAGGCGAAGCTCGAGTACGCCATGAGTAACTCGTTCGGCTTCGGCGGCACCAACGCGTCGCTGCTCTTCAAGAGGGTCTAG
- the sppA gene encoding signal peptide peptidase SppA — MKKLLLWIAAFFVGLFLLFGACVAVVTSLVGDQDSLSGGDGVGIVELKGVIVDGQETIRQLRAMKKDEHAKAVVFRVDSPGGVVGPSQEIYAAVKDLAKSKKVVVSMGSVAASGGYYVSAPASLIYANPGTITGSIGVLMKFSNLEGLMDKVGMKAFTIKTGKFKDTGSPARTMTDEEKAMLQGVIDSTHGQFVKAVAQGRRLPEEQVRSIADGRIFSGEQALALKLVDRIGSMQDAIDEAARLGGIKGEPRLIRLPKKKARALDYLVESAAQRIGVLSDSESGVSVDYRLGW, encoded by the coding sequence ATGAAGAAATTACTGCTGTGGATCGCCGCCTTCTTTGTAGGCCTGTTCCTCCTTTTCGGCGCCTGCGTCGCTGTGGTCACCTCTCTGGTTGGCGACCAGGACTCCCTCTCCGGAGGGGACGGGGTCGGTATCGTGGAACTGAAAGGCGTGATCGTCGATGGCCAGGAAACCATACGCCAGTTGCGGGCCATGAAGAAAGACGAGCACGCCAAGGCCGTGGTGTTCCGGGTCGATTCCCCGGGAGGAGTCGTCGGCCCTTCACAGGAAATCTACGCGGCGGTGAAAGACCTGGCCAAGAGCAAGAAGGTGGTGGTCTCCATGGGAAGCGTCGCGGCTTCCGGCGGTTACTACGTCTCGGCACCTGCCAGCCTCATCTACGCCAACCCCGGCACCATCACCGGGAGTATCGGCGTCTTGATGAAGTTCTCCAACCTCGAAGGGCTCATGGACAAGGTCGGCATGAAGGCGTTCACCATCAAAACCGGCAAGTTCAAAGATACCGGCTCTCCCGCGCGCACCATGACCGACGAGGAAAAGGCGATGCTGCAGGGGGTGATCGACTCCACCCACGGGCAGTTCGTGAAAGCGGTGGCGCAGGGACGGAGGCTCCCGGAGGAGCAGGTCAGGAGCATCGCGGACGGCAGGATCTTCTCCGGCGAGCAGGCGCTCGCCCTGAAACTCGTGGACCGCATTGGCTCGATGCAGGACGCCATCGACGAGGCGGCCCGTCTCGGTGGCATCAAGGGGGAGCCGCGGCTGATCCGCTTGCCTAAGAAGAAGGCGCGCGCCCTCGATTACCTGGTGGAGAGCGCCGCCCAGCGCATCGGCGTTCTCTCCGACTCTGAGAGCGGGGTGAGCGTTGACTACCGGCTCGGTTGGTAG
- the rpmF gene encoding 50S ribosomal protein L32, translating into MAVPKKKTSKSRKNMRRAHDFLTAPTVSTCPQCKAPKLPHCVCPSCGTYKGRQVLKAEEL; encoded by the coding sequence ATGGCTGTACCTAAGAAGAAGACCTCCAAGTCGCGCAAGAACATGAGGCGTGCACACGATTTCCTCACCGCTCCGACCGTTTCGACCTGCCCGCAGTGCAAGGCACCGAAGCTGCCGCATTGCGTCTGCCCGTCCTGCGGCACCTACAAAGGACGTCAGGTGCTGAAGGCTGAAGAGCTCTAG